Sequence from the Priestia megaterium genome:
TAACATAATCACAGTTATCGGAATTTATTTAAGGAATTAATAAGATAAATAAAAGGCAGTTAGAAATAGTTCTTAGCTACCTTTTATCTATTTAAAGACTCTGTTTGAATTATCATTATCCTTAAGAAAACAATAGAATATATTTTTTTAATAGTTTATGTTTATATACTCTGTGGAAAAACTGGCAATCCATATTTCCCTTTATAAACTTCTAGTTACCGAGTTTGCCCGTTTCCGTAAATAATGTATTTCGTAGTTGTTAATTCCTTCAATCCCATTGGGCCCCTAGCATGTATTTTTTGAGTACTAATACCAATCTCAGCTCCAAACCCGAACTCTTCTCCATCAGTAAAACGAGTCGATGCATTAACATACACAGCTGATGAATTCACAAGTTTTAGAAAGTGTTGAGCATGATTATAATCGTTTGTGATAATCGCTTCTGAATGGCTTGAGCTATAGTTATTAATATGTGAAATAGCTTCATCAATATCTTCTACCACTTTAATAGCTAAGATGTAGTCTAAGTATTCTTGTTTCCAGTCCTCTTCCGTTGCCAATTTTATATTTGGACAGATTTCAGCAACCCTTTCATCTCCACGTATCTCAACATTTTCTTCAATTAATGCTTGAGAGATGATTGGTAAGAATTTCTCAGCTATATTTTTATGTATAAGCACTTTTTCAACTGCATTGCATGCAGAAGGACGAGATGTTTTTGCATTAATAATAATGGATTTCGCCATTTCGATATTACAAGATTCATCTACATAAATGTGACAGTTACCAGTACCAGTTTCGATTACTGGTACTGTTGCATTCTTCACGACGTTCTGAATTAACCCTGAACCTCCACGAGGAATAAGCACATCTACATATTCATTAAGTTGCATTAATGATATTGCGGTTTCACGTCGAGTATCTTCAATTAGTTGAAGAGCGCCTGACGGTAAATTTGCATCAGAAATAGCTTTTGATAATATATTTACAATAGCTATATTAGAGTATATTGCTTCACTTCCACCTCGTAATATAGCTGCATTACCAGATTTTAAACATAATCCGGCTGCATCACAAGTTACATTTGGACGAGCTTCATAAATGATTCCTATAACTCCTAATGGCACACTTTGCTGTCCAATTTGTAAACCATTTGGACGTACAGACATATTCTGTATTTCACCAATAGGATCTGGTAAAGTAGCCACTTGTCGTAAACCGTTTGCCATTTCTTCAATACGATTTTCATTTAACAATAGACGATCTAACATTATTTTTGATGTTCCATTCTCCAAAGCATTGTTTAAATCTATTTGATTTGCCTTTAAGATATCTTGCTTATATTTAAGTAAATAATCAGCCATTTTAAATAGAGCATCTTGTTTACATTTACTACTTATATTTGCTAGGATGTAGGATGCTTGTTTTGCTTGTCTTCCTTTTATCTGTAATTCAGTCATTGTAATGTAGTCTCCTTTAATCAAAAATTTTTAATTTTATAATATTTATGCAGATACTGATGCAAATTAAGCTTATTGTAAGAGTATATACAACTAAAACCAGCCTTACTTATTAAGATTACTAATATAAAATTACCTATTTCCATAGGAGGCGAAATAGTACATATTGAACAGGTGTTACATCCTACAAAGAAAGTCTGGGTTTATTAACTTGCTTCACTCTTTGTAAAGCTTTGCCTAGAAAAAAAATGAATACAGATATCGTAGTTTTTAATGAATATCTCACCATCTTTAGCTGTGATTTTTTGATTAGAAAAAATATAACATATTCAAAATCTTTTGCATACAAGTGATTTTGTAGAATCATTAGAGGCTTAGCATGTTTTCTTTTATGTATTAATTAGTACCTGTTCCTTTAATGTTACCGCGTTCAGATAGACTTACTGTCTTTTTATATGCCTATTATTTTTTGTGCTTTACAAAGATACTACCTAATTGT
This genomic interval carries:
- a CDS encoding glutamate-5-semialdehyde dehydrogenase, which codes for MTELQIKGRQAKQASYILANISSKCKQDALFKMADYLLKYKQDILKANQIDLNNALENGTSKIMLDRLLLNENRIEEMANGLRQVATLPDPIGEIQNMSVRPNGLQIGQQSVPLGVIGIIYEARPNVTCDAAGLCLKSGNAAILRGGSEAIYSNIAIVNILSKAISDANLPSGALQLIEDTRRETAISLMQLNEYVDVLIPRGGSGLIQNVVKNATVPVIETGTGNCHIYVDESCNIEMAKSIIINAKTSRPSACNAVEKVLIHKNIAEKFLPIISQALIEENVEIRGDERVAEICPNIKLATEEDWKQEYLDYILAIKVVEDIDEAISHINNYSSSHSEAIITNDYNHAQHFLKLVNSSAVYVNASTRFTDGEEFGFGAEIGISTQKIHARGPMGLKELTTTKYIIYGNGQTR